The Eptesicus fuscus isolate TK198812 chromosome 17, DD_ASM_mEF_20220401, whole genome shotgun sequence genome has a window encoding:
- the GPR26 gene encoding G-protein coupled receptor 26 encodes MDSWDAGLAGLLAGTMGVSLLSNALVLICLLHSAALRRPAPALFTLNLTCGNLLSTAVNMPLTLAGVVAQRQPAGDRLCRLAAFLDTFLASNAMLSMAALSIDRWVAVVFPLSYRARMRPRDAALMVAYTWLHALAFPAVALALSWLGFHPPYASCTLRSRRPDPRFAVFSGAFHALSFLLALLVLCGTYLKVLRVARAHCRRIDVITMQTLVLLVDIHPSVRERCLEEQRRRRQRATRKISTFIGTFLLCFAPYVLTRLVELSTTAPIAAHWGVLSKCLAYSKAASDPFVYSLLRHQYRQSCKEILARLFHRRALRSSGLAGGSHSQNTLPVAE; translated from the exons ATGGACTCGTGGGACGCGGGGCTGGCGGGGCTGCTGGCCGGCACCATGGGCGTGTCGCTGCTGTCCAACGCGCTGGTGCTGATCTGCCTGCTGCACAGCGCCGCCCTCCGCCGCCCGGCGCCCGCGCTCTTCACGCTCAACCTCACGTGCGGGAACCTGCTGAGCACCGCGGTCAACATGCCGCTCACGCTGGCCGGCGTCGTGGCGCAGCGCCAGCCCGCGGGCGACCGCCTGTGCCGCCTGGCCGCCTTCCTGGACACCTTCCTGGCCAGCAACGCCATGCTCAGCATGGCCGCGCTCAGCATCGACCGCTGGGTGGCCGTGGTCTTCCCGCTGAGCTACCGCGCCCGGATGCGGCCCCGCGACGCCGCGCTCATGGTGGCCTACACGTGGCTGCACGCGCTGGCCTTCCCCGCCGTGGCGCTCGCGCTGTCCTGGCTCGGCTTCCACCCGCCCTACGCGTCCTGCACGCTGCGCAGCCGGCGCCCCGACCCGCGCTTCGCCGTCTTCTCCGGCGCCTTCCACGCGCTCAGCTTCCTGCTCGCCCTGCTCGTGCTCTGCGGCACGTACCTCAAGGTGCTGCGCGTGGCGCGCGCCCACTGCCGGCGCATCGACGTGATCACCATGCAGACGCTGGTCCTGCTCGTGGACATCCACCCCAG CGTGCGGGAGCGCTGCCTGGAGGAGCAGCGGCGGAGGCGCCAGCGGGCCACCAGGAAGATCAGCACCTTCATAGGGACCTTCCTCCTGTGCTTCGCGCCCTACGTCCTCACCAG GCTGGTGGAGCTGTCCACCACGGCGCCCATCGCCGCGCACTGGGGGGTGCTGTCCAAGTGCTTGGCCTACAGCAAGGCCGCGTCCGACCCCTTCGTGTACTCGCTGCTGCGCCACCAGTACCGCCAGAGCTGCAAGGAGATCCTGGCCCGGCTCTTCCACCGGCGCGCCCTGCGCTCCTCCGGCCTGGCCGGCGGCTCCCACAGCCAGAACACCCTGCCCGTCGCCGAGTGA